From one uncultured Paludibacter sp. genomic stretch:
- a CDS encoding hypothetical protein (Evidence 5 : Unknown function): MKKLLLILSWSLIIFPLFSQKEFSLVLGGGLNKMSGDIGGDNFKSLLKNDLGGGFSLGLRYTLPSHLGFRIFGDYSKYNGKDNKLYNGERILSFKSNVASFGGQLEYIILGNSYIENSKPHSLYLFGGGNAAFSKAVLDDQTKVNENAGALFLGAGYQYRLCKAMSLGAEAKQILFLSDKIDGFYKNVAGNQNQDTAFDFKITLSYFFPQVNLSGGKWEINN, encoded by the coding sequence ATGAAAAAGCTATTGCTTATTTTAAGTTGGAGTTTAATTATTTTTCCTCTTTTTTCACAAAAGGAATTCTCTTTGGTTTTAGGTGGAGGCTTAAATAAAATGTCGGGGGATATTGGTGGTGATAATTTTAAAAGCTTGCTTAAAAATGATTTGGGAGGTGGTTTTTCTTTAGGGCTTAGATATACGTTACCTTCTCACCTCGGATTCAGAATTTTTGGTGATTATTCAAAGTATAATGGTAAAGACAATAAGTTATACAACGGAGAAAGAATTCTTTCTTTTAAATCGAATGTAGCAAGTTTTGGAGGTCAATTAGAATATATCATTTTGGGAAATTCTTATATCGAGAATAGCAAACCTCATTCTTTATATTTATTTGGTGGAGGAAATGCGGCATTTTCAAAGGCGGTTTTAGACGACCAAACAAAAGTTAACGAAAATGCAGGCGCATTATTTTTAGGCGCGGGATATCAATATCGTTTATGTAAAGCAATGAGCTTGGGCGCAGAAGCCAAACAAATTTTATTTCTTTCAGATAAAATAGATGGATTCTATAAAAACGTAGCCGGCAACCAAAATCAAGATACAGCATTTGACTTCAAAATAACTCTTTCCTACTTCTTTCCTCAGGTAAATCTTTCTGGAGGAAAATGGGAAATAAATAACTAA
- the pth gene encoding Peptidyl-tRNA hydrolase: MKYLIVGLGNIGSEYSNTRHNIGFTILDAFAQASNVFFTENRYGSTAEVKLKGRTLLLLKPSTFMNLSGNALRYWMQKENIPIENVLVVVDDIALPFGTLRLKPQGSDAGHNGLKNIQDILGHSNYARLRFGIGNGFPRGRQVEYVLSKWTDEETEKLPERSEKAAEIIKSFCLAGTQLTMNQYNNK, encoded by the coding sequence ATGAAGTATTTAATAGTGGGACTGGGTAATATTGGTTCTGAATACAGTAATACCCGCCACAACATAGGATTTACAATATTGGACGCTTTCGCACAGGCGTCCAATGTTTTTTTTACAGAAAACCGATACGGCTCTACCGCTGAAGTGAAACTGAAAGGACGTACTTTGCTTTTACTTAAACCATCTACATTTATGAATTTAAGTGGAAATGCCCTCCGCTATTGGATGCAAAAAGAAAACATTCCCATAGAAAACGTGTTAGTTGTTGTAGATGATATTGCTCTACCTTTCGGAACATTACGTTTAAAACCTCAAGGTTCCGATGCCGGACATAATGGATTGAAAAACATTCAAGATATTTTAGGACATAGCAATTATGCTCGATTACGTTTTGGCATTGGAAATGGTTTCCCACGAGGAAGACAAGTGGAGTACGTATTAAGTAAGTGGACAGATGAAGAAACCGAAAAACTTCCTGAAAGGTCTGAAAAAGCAGCTGAAATTATAAAAAGTTTTTGCCTCGCAGGAACACAACTAACAATGAATCAATACAATAATAAATAA
- the rplY gene encoding 50S ribosomal protein L25, translating to MKTFDLKGEARQELGKKATKAVRNEDAVPCVLYGGKENVHFTATESDLRKLIYSPDVFVVNLTVGKTATKAIMKDLQFHPVTDKVLHIDFLEVSDKKPVVVEIPVKLSGLAEGVKAGGKLSLEMRKLKVKGIYTNIPEIIEIDVTNLSLGKSIQVGKVQLKDLELLNAKNAVVAQVKLTRAARGAAATAGK from the coding sequence ATGAAAACTTTTGATTTAAAAGGCGAAGCTCGCCAAGAATTAGGTAAAAAAGCTACCAAAGCAGTAAGAAACGAAGATGCTGTACCGTGCGTACTTTACGGAGGAAAAGAAAACGTACACTTTACAGCTACAGAAAGCGATTTACGTAAACTTATTTACAGTCCTGATGTATTTGTAGTAAACCTAACTGTAGGTAAAACCGCTACAAAAGCCATTATGAAAGACCTTCAATTTCATCCTGTAACAGACAAAGTATTACACATCGATTTTCTGGAAGTAAGCGATAAAAAACCGGTAGTAGTTGAAATCCCAGTAAAATTATCAGGACTGGCTGAAGGTGTGAAAGCCGGTGGTAAATTGAGTTTGGAAATGCGTAAATTAAAAGTAAAAGGTATTTACACTAATATTCCTGAAATAATCGAAATTGATGTAACAAATCTTTCTCTCGGAAAATCTATTCAAGTAGGAAAAGTCCAACTTAAAGATCTTGAATTATTAAATGCTAAAAATGCTGTTGTAGCACAAGTGAAATTGACACGCGCCGCTCGTGGAGCTGCCGCTACTGCAGGAAAATAA
- a CDS encoding Heat shock protein Hsp15, protein MEVRIDKWLWAVRLFKTRSLATEACKKGKIFINNTPAKPSRTIKVGDIIGIKQNPVLYSFKVLALLQNRINAKLVPDFREDVTTPDQLELIELGKIAAKSGRERGTGRPTKKERRDLDDFFEPFFIDEDDD, encoded by the coding sequence ATGGAAGTACGTATTGATAAATGGCTGTGGGCGGTACGATTGTTTAAGACACGAAGTTTAGCAACCGAAGCTTGTAAAAAAGGCAAAATATTTATCAATAATACTCCTGCAAAACCTTCACGAACTATCAAAGTTGGCGACATTATCGGCATAAAACAGAATCCTGTACTTTATTCTTTCAAAGTGCTGGCTTTGCTTCAAAATCGCATTAACGCCAAACTTGTGCCTGATTTTAGAGAAGACGTTACTACACCCGACCAGCTTGAATTAATTGAATTGGGGAAAATTGCTGCAAAATCAGGCAGAGAACGCGGTACAGGACGTCCTACAAAAAAAGAACGCCGCGATTTAGACGATTTTTTTGAACCGTTTTTCATTGATGAAGATGACGATTAA